In the genome of Raphanus sativus cultivar WK10039 chromosome 4, ASM80110v3, whole genome shotgun sequence, one region contains:
- the LOC130494474 gene encoding uncharacterized protein At4g26450-like — MHGRQRNFGNGYRSGFGMSASRISPDRPRRGHGFFGSDHHHQQQHHRGGFNRGYGRGRGRSKSFQNQLPPPLPPPAVQRRSIGGSGDVFMDAGRLAAEYLVSQGVLPQNVLSGKWQGGGEFQGGSSRLQEAARVDVLPPAAEKRRYADGYAGSRNSLQGRRGNRYESEFGRSGSWSERSKGYEAETGDDSVSGHREEQPLVEDIASSVQRSASGEFMRKREGAGDSESVLDKDEAQSKTGSSSAGKEIVQDCEISKVSEGSCSLSAGSGDMIGRNGGNGGENESQNAVEDAPIHQHGEDAPIHKHCDADESFTESGIDLATLCKFEKVPTRMRSSLTAKNTKLHLSQNIKETSHNPGLLEEDQACETRGQSSGKADNTGDESFNDQVENLPVENSKCPRSNSFPNSILRENKEKDSELELPNIHRSYSMGKGGQKRANEGSDMEEGAKRQKNWVSLPVSEASDGFNAFKASEIQSDEEEEEKPISFYMRLIDGGAGKTDNHESLANKGNDSIQSGKSGHGYAEEHQLFPASFKMCDLNLGGASNGNDGKREPGQAVGFDLSISSSSKPIDFSTNTRMSNGKEIEVIDLDNDDSPEVVKSGRKQEAGPYMGIDDVPDYNEGLMMVEYLDSFGNIPPINPGVSTTVPQNNDVALQDQREGALGNEQAANNTDDDSIFMSLGEIPLTFLQTWDQPPARGYEKPF; from the exons ATGCATGGAAGACAGCGAAACTTTGGGAATGGGTACAGATCTGGTTTTGGGATGTCTGCTTCTAGAATCTCCCCTGACCGTCCTAGGAGAGGACATGGCTTCTTTGGTTctgaccaccaccaccagcagCAGCACCACCGTGGTGGGTTTAACCGTGGATATGGACGAGGTAGGGGACGTTCTAAATCGTTCCAGAATCAGCTGCCTCCGCCTCTGCCTCCTCCAGCTGTGCAACGTAGAAGCATTGGTGGCAGTGGAGACGTTTTTATGGACGCAGGTCGTCTAGCAGCGGAGTACTTGGTTTCTCAGGGTGTTCTGCCACAGAATGTGCTTTCAGGTAAATGGCAGGGTGGAGGGGAGTTTCAGGGTGGTTCTTCTAGGTTGCAAGAAGCAGCTCGAGTTGATGTTTTGCCTCCTGCCGCGGAGAAAAGAAGGTATGCTGATGGCTATGCTGGTTCCAGGAACAGTTTGCAAGGAAGGAGGGGTAATCGTTATGAGTCGGAGTTTGGGAGGAGTGGATCTTGGTCAGAGAGGAGTAAAGGTTACGAGGCCGAGACTGGTGATGACTCTGTGTCTGGGCATAGAGAAGAGCAGCCGCTTGTTGAAGATATTGCTAGCTCGGTTCAGAGGTCAGCCTCTGGTGAGTTTATGAGAAAGCGCGAAGGAGCGGGTGATTCCGAGTCTGTGTTGGACAAGGATGAGGCGCAGTCTAAGACAGGTTCCTCCAGTGCTGGGAAAGAAATTGTACAGGATTGTGAGATCTCAAAGGTGTCCGAAGGTTCTTGTAGCTTGAGTGCTGGATCAGGGGATATGATAGGTAGGAACGGTGGTAATGGTGGAGAGAACGAGAGCCAGAATGCTGTCGAAGATGCACCTATCCATCAACATGGTGAAGATGCACCTATCCATAAGCATTGTGATGCTGATGAATCCTTCACGGAGAGTGGTATTGATTTGGCAACGCTGTGTAAGTTTGAGAAGGTGCCTACGAGGATGCGCTCTTCTCTGACTGCTAAAAACACCAAGCTGCATTTGAGTCAGAATATCAAGGAAACTTCTCATAATCCTGGACTCCTAGAAGAAGATCAAGCATGTGAGACTCGAGGCCAATCATCTGGAAAAGCTGATAATACCGGGGATGAAAGTTTCAACGACCAAGTTGAAAATTTGCCTGTTGAGAACAGTAAATGTCCTAGGTCTAATTCTTTCCCCAACAGCATTCTCAGGgaaaacaaagagaaagatTCAGAATTAGAATTGCCTAATATCCATAGATCATATTCGATGGGGAAAGGAGGCCAGAAGCGAGCTAATGAAGGCAGTGACATGGAGGAGGGAGCAAAAAGACAGAAGAATTGGGTGTCTTTGCCAGTTTCTGAAGCCAGTGATGGCTTCAACGCATTCAAAGCAAGCGAAATCCAAAgcgacgaggaagaagaagaaaagccaATCTCATTCTACATGAGACTGATCGACGGTGGTGCTGGAAAAACAGACAACCATGAAAGTCTGGCTAATAAAGGCAATGATAGTATACAGAGCGGAAAATCAGGACATGGGTATGCAGAAGAGCATCAGCTGTTTCCTGCTTCGTTTAAGATGTGCGACCTAAATCTAGGGGGAGCATCGAATGGGAATGATGGCAAAAGAGAACCTGGTCAAGCTGTTGGTTTTGATCTATCGATCAGCAGTTCTAGCAAGCCTATTGATTTCAGTACTAATACTAGGATGAGCAATGGTAAAGAGATAGAAGTGATTGATTTGGACAATGATGATTCCCCAGAAGTGGTCAAGTCAGGGAGAAA GCAAGAAGCTGGTCCATATATGGGCATTGATGATGTTCCAGACTACAATGAAGGGCTGATGATGGTTGAGTATCTTGATTCATTTGGAAACATTCCTCCAATAAACCCGGGAGTTAGTACTACTGTGCCACAGAACAACGACGTTGCTCTTCAAGACCAACGAGAG GGAGCTCTTGGAAATGAGCAAGCAGCAAATAATACAGACGACGATTCGATATTCATGTCGCTGGGAGAAATACCATTGA CATTCTTGCAAACTTGGGACCAACCTCCGGCTAGAGGCTACGAGAAGCCTTTCTGA
- the LOC108849992 gene encoding GPI-anchored protein LORELEI — MEAKLFFLLMALLVTRSSSSPITNSVFESQTSVSGRNLLSVKKPCEVDFESKNYTDLTRQCKGPKYPAKECCAAFKQFACPYAHQINDLTTDCARIMFSYITVHGKYPPGLFATECRETKEGLVCPSSPPRVSAAPHHITLVVSAATALLAFLVLA, encoded by the exons ATGGAGGCAAAACTGTTTTTCCTTCTGATGGCATTGTTGGTGACTCGCTCCTCTTCAAGTCCCATAACGA ATAGTGTGTTTGAATCTCAGACCTCGGTTAGTGGAAGGAACCTACTTAGTGTCAAGAAAC CATGTGAAGTGGACTTTGAGAGTAAGAACTACACGGATCTGACGAGACAGTGCAAAGGTCCAAAGTATCCAGCGAAAGAATGTTGCGCGGCGTTTAAACAGTTTGCATGTCCTTACGCGCATCAAATCAACGACTTGACTACTGACTGTGCCAGGATAATGTTCAGCTACATCACCGTTCACGGTAAATATCCACCTGGTCTTTTCGCCACCGAGTGCAGAGAAACGAAAGAGGGACTCGTTTGCCCTTCTTCTCCACCTCGCGTTTCAGCCGCTCCTCATCACATCACGCTGGTGGTCTCTGCCGCAACCGCTCTTTTGGCTTTTCTAGTCTTGGCTTAG